A genome region from Amblyraja radiata isolate CabotCenter1 chromosome 32, sAmbRad1.1.pri, whole genome shotgun sequence includes the following:
- the lrrc8a gene encoding volume-regulated anion channel subunit LRRC8A: MIPVTELRYFADTQPAYRILKPWWDVFTDYISIVMLMIAVFGGTLQVTQDKMICLPCKWVSNDTCMEPAQPLLTVLPTAEYLNASLPPSSVLPPFSDEPTGIQYDLDRHQYNYVDAVCYENNLHWFAKYFPYLVLLHTLVFLVCSNFWFKYPRTSSKLEHFVSILLKCFDSPWTTRALSETVVEESDPKQSFVKMNGSMAKKSSSASEDVEASVPMLQRTKSRIEQGIVDRSETGVLDKKEGEQAKALFEKVKKFRTHVEEGDIVYQLYMRQTIIKVIKFAIIISYSLYYVDDIKFDVSCIVDIQNLTGYRVYQCAHPLATLFKILASFYISLVIVYGLICMYTLWWMLRRSLKKYSFESIREESSYSDIPDVKNDFAFMLHLIDQYDPLYSKRFAVFLSEVSENKLRQLNLNNEWTLEKLRQRIMKNSQDKPELHLFMLSGIPDTIFDLTELEVLKLEMILDVTIPPIIAQLTNLKELWLYHTPAKIEAPALAFLREHLKSLHIKFTDIKEIPLWIYSLKNLEELHLTGNLSAENNRYIVIDGLRDLKCLKVLRLKSNLTKLPQVVTDVGVHLQKLSINNEGTKLMVLNSLKKMVNLTELELIRCDLERIPHSIFSLHNLQEIDLKDNNLKTIEEIISFQHLRRLVCLKLWYNHIAYIPIQIGTLTNMERLYLNRNKIEKIPTQLFYCRKLRFLDLSHNNLTSIPQDIGFLQNLQYFAVTANRIENLPPELFQCRKLRTLNLGNNCLLSLQSRVGELTSLTQLELRGNRLECLPVELGECRLLKRSALVVEDDLFNTLPSEVKEQLWRADKEQA, translated from the exons ATGATTCCAGTAACGGAGCTGCGATACTTTGCTGACACCCAGCCTGCTTACCGCATCTTGAAGCCATGGTGGGACGTGTTCACGGACTACATCTCCATCGTGATGCTTATGATAGCAGTGTTTGGGGGAACGTTACAGGTCACACAGGACAAAATGATCTGTTTACCCTGCAAGTGGGTTTCGAACGATACTTGCATGGAACCCGCTCAGCCACTCCTCACAGTATTGCCAACTGCAGAATACCTGAACGCATCCCTGCCTCCATCTTCAGTTCTTCCCCCATTTTCCGATGAACCCACAGGTATCCAATATGACTTGGACCGCCATCAGTACAATTACGTGGATGCCGTGTGCTATGAAAATAACCTTCACTGGTTTGCAAAATACTTTCCATACCTTGTACTCCTGCACACACTAGTGTTCTTGGTGTGCAGTAATTTTTGGTTCAAATATCCTCGGACCAGCTCCAAGCtggaacattttgtatctatcctcctTAAATGCTTTGACTCACCGTGGACAACACGGGCACTTTCTGAGACTGTGGTCGAGGAGAGTGACCCTAAGCAGTCATTTGTTAAAATGAATGGCTCCATGGCAAAGAAATCATCCTCGGCGAGCGAGGACGTGGAGGCCAGCGTACCCATGTTGCAGAGAACAAAGTCTCGCATCGAGCAGGGGATAGTGGACCGCTCGGAAACGGGTGTGCTGGATAAGAAGGAGGGAGAGCAAGCAAAGGCCCTTTTTGAAAAAGTAAAGAAGTTCCGCACCCATGTAGAGGAAGGGGATATAGTTTACCAACTTTACATGAGACAGACTATTATCAAAGTGATCAAATTTGCGATTATTATTAGTTACTCACTTTATTATGTTGATGATATAAAATTTGATGTGTCTTGCATTGTGGACATTCAGAATCTCACAGGGTACCGTGTGTATCAGTGTGCTCATCCATTAGCCACCCTGTTCAAAATTCTGGCATCGTTTTACATTAGTTTAGTAATTGTTTACGGACTCATTTGCATGTACACACTTTGGTGGATGCTCCGGCGTTCGCTGAAGAAGTATTCGTTCGAGTCCATCAGGGAGGAGAGCAGCTACAGCGACATTCCTGATGTCAAGAATGATTTTGCTTTCATGCTGCACCTGATTGATCAGTACGACCCCTTGTATTCAAAGCGTTTTGCTGTCTTTTTGTCCGAGGTTAGTGAGAACAAATTGCGGCAGCTCAATCTGAATAATGAGTGGACACTGGAGAAACTCCGGCAGAGGATCATGAAAAACTCTCAGGACAAACCAGAACTCCACCTCTTCATGCTGAGTGGAATTCCAGACACTATCTTTGACCTGACGGAGCTGGAGGTGCTGAAACTGGAGATGATCCTGGATGTCACCATTCCCCCGATTATTGCCCAACTCACGAACCTTAAGGAGCTCTGGTTGTACCACACACCAGCAAAGATCGAGGCACCAGCCCTTGCCTTTTTGCGCGAGCACCTGAAGTCGCTGCATATCAAATTTACAGACATCAAAGAGATCCCCCTGTGGATCTACAGCCTGAAGAACCTTGAAGAGCTTCATCTAACTGGGAATCTTAGCGCAGAAAACAACCGCTACATTGTGATTGATGGCCTGCGGGATCTCAAATGTCTCAAGGTTTTGAGGTTGAAGAGTAACTTGACTAAGTTGCCGCAGGTCGTCACCGATGTTGGTGTTCATCTCCAGAAACTGTCCATCAACAATGAGGGTACCAAACTTATGGTCCTCAATAGTCTAAAGAAGATGGTGAATCTGACAGAATTGGAGTTGATTCGTTGTGATTTGGAACGAATCCCACACTCTATCTTCAGTCTCCATAACTTGCAGGAGATTGATCTCAAAGATAACAACCTGAAGACAATCGAGGAAATAATCAGTTTTCAACACCTGCGGAGACTGGTCTGCCTTAAGCTGTGGTATAACCACATTGCCTACATCCCTATTCAAATTGGCACTCTGACCAACATGGAAAGGCTCTACTTAAATCGAAACAAAATTGAAAAGATTCCCACACAGCTCTTCTACTGCCGCAAATTGCGGTTTTTAGATTTGAGCCATAACAATCTAACCTCCATTCCACAGGACATTGGATTTCTTCAGAATCTGCAATATTTTGCGGTCACTGCAAACAGA ATTGAAAACCTGCCGCCTGAACTATTCCAGTGTCGCAAGCTCCGGACCCTAAACCTGGGGAATAACTGCTTGCTATCGTTGCAGTCGCGGGTTGGAGAGCTAACGAGCTTGACGCAACTGGAACTTCGTGGAAACCGACTAGAATGTCTCCCCGTGGAGCTGGGGGAGTGCAGGCTACTCAAAAGAAGTGCCCTTGTTGTGGAGGATGACCTTTTCAATACTCTTCCGTCCGAAGTCAAGGAGCAGCTGTGGCGAGCAGACAAGGAACAAGCCTGA
- the LOC116990852 gene encoding volume-regulated anion channel subunit LRRC8D-like — protein MFTLEEISSVSKPPPSFRIFKPWWDAFMDYLALTMLMVAVFGGTTQIYKERTVCLPITINKTARSSIDANFSRRDMFVDFNLSIDPRLIRQRYDSISRDAAIYAVVGNKSPLDYQQYRYVNQACYFQAVPWFPKYFTYFILLQTVSLMICSNFWFKYPKTSSKIEHLIFILEKCFESPWTTDVLSLAVTEDSSKMNVRVQEKRKGTAPSQGISESLRGLTKNPAIKKRFQMLDKKDGEQAKALFEKVRKFRLHVELEDTIYKLYLGQLAFKIVQCLVVLCYFALFIRQVGFDVLCRPGVEAVVGYDLFICSFSIAYLLRRLILVYLLLVGAYLGLCLHTLIWIIRTPLKQYSFEKRETQFSDIPEVKNDFAFLLHMIDQYDPLYCTRFCIFLSETSEKKLKLLSLNNYWTVEKARQQLTRNSKEQLELQLFMLTGIPQAIYDVTELQSLNLELCNDVKISTKITQLVNLEELAIVNCMVIVKPAALFFLGNQLHSLSVTFSVHDEVPEWINKLTRLKELSLIGNVNIDSKTLELDFLKELRYLKILRLNSNLTKIPFNVLYVAPHLTGLSIFNNKNKLEMLHNLGGMFNLARLDLQNCELATVPLGIFSINNLQELNLQGNALTNVDELESFHRLPRLSSLNLSSNKITSLPDTFTSIGNLGRFNVSDNQIETLPNSLFSIQKLNYLDVSANRLAAVPSSIKYLKNLRALDLSSNNLLALPDELFQCRKLKTLKVNDNSLTVLSGKIQQCTLLSKLELKGNPLEELPVEIRQCTKLKRSGLILDEFLSETLPMSIKTNLSSLQDMPIDVRLLAPGKGSHPQLDNIV, from the coding sequence ATGTTTACCTTGGAAGAAATCTCTTCAGTGAGTAAACCCCCTCCATCCTTCCGAATCTTTAAACCGTGGTGGGATGCTTTCATGGATTACTTGGCCTTAACCATGTTAATGGTCGCTGTGTTCGGGGGCACCACCCAGATATACAAGGAGAGGACTGTGTGCTTACCAATTACTATTAACAAGACGGCTCGCTCAAGTATTGACGCTAACTTCAGTCGGCGAGATATGTTTGTGGATTTTAATTTATCCATTGATCCCAGATTAATTCGCCAAAGATATGATTCAATCTCACGTGACGCCGCTATCTACGCAGTTGTTGGCAACAAGAGCCCCTTGGACTATCAACAATACCGCTATGTCAACCAGGCATGCTACTTCCAAGCCGTGCCCTGGTTCCCTAAGTACTTCACCTACTTTATACTTCTGCAGACTGTCTCCCTGATGATTTGTAGCAACTTCTGGTTCAAGTATCCCAAGACCAGTTCCAAAATCGAGCATCTGATATTCATCTTGGAGAAGTGTTTCGAGTCGCCGTGGACGACCGACGTGCTCTCCCTGGCGGTCACCGAGGACAGCAGCAAAATGAACGTCAGGGTGCAGGAGAAGCGCAAAGGCACGGCGCCCAGCCAAGGCATCAGCGAGTCGCTTCGAGGCTTAACGAAGAACCCGGCCATCAAGAAACGGTTTCAGATGCTGGACAAGAAAGACGGCGAGCAAGCCAAAGCCCTGTTCGAGAAGGTGAGGAAGTTCAGGCTGCACGTGGAACTGGAAGACACCATCTACAAACTATATTTGGGGCAACTGGCCTTTAAAATCGTACAGTGTCTGGTCGTCCTGTGTTACTTCGCCCTGTTCATTCGGCAGGTCGGCTTTGACGTTCTCTGTCGCCCCGGCGTGGAGGCCGTGGTTGGTTATGACTTGTTTATTTGTTCGTTCAGCATCGCCTATTTGTTACGGAGACTGATACTGGTCTACCTGCTTCTGGTCGGCGCGTACTTGGGGCTTTGTCTTCACACTCTCATCTGGATCATAAGGACGCCGCTGAAGCAATACTCCTTCGAAAAACGGGAGACCCAGTTCAGCGACATCCCCGAAGTCAAGAACGACTTCGCCTTCTTGCTGCACATGATCGACCAGTACGACCCCCTGTACTGCACCCGCTTCTGCATCTTCCTGTCCGAGACCAGCGAAAAGAAGCTGAAGCTGCTCAGTTTGAACAACTACTGGACGGTGGAGAAGGCGAGGCAACAGCTCACCCGAAACAGCAAGGAACAGCTGGAACTTCAGCTCTTCATGCTAACAGGAATCCCGCAAGCGATCTACGATGTGACCGAAttacagtcattaaacctggaactgtGCAACGACGTTAAGATCAGCACCAAGATTACCCAACTTGTTAACCTGGAGGAGCTTGCCATTGTAAACTGCATGGTCATCGTTAAACCAGCCGCGTTGTTCTTCCTGGGAAACCAGTTACACTCGCTGTCCGTCACCTTTTCCGTTCACGACGAGGTGCCCGAGTGGATCAACAAGCTGACCAGACTCAAGGAGCTCTCCCTGATCGGCAACGTCAACATAGACAGCAAAACACTGGAACTAGACTTCTTGAAAGAACTTCGATATCTGAAGATCCTCCGGCTGAACAGCAATCTGACCAAGATCCCTTTCAACGTGCTGTACGTGGCGCCCCACCTGACCGGCCTTTCCATCTTCAACAACAAGAACAAGCTGGAAATGCTCCACAATTTAGGGGGGATGTTCAACTTGGCTCGCCTCGACCTACAAAATTGTGAGCTGGCCACCGTACCCCTGGGAATCTTCAGTATCAACAACCtgcaggagttgaacctccagggAAACGCACTCACCAATGTGGACGAACTGGAATCTTTCCATCGACTGCCGAGACTGTCCTCCCTCAATCTTAGTAGCAACAAAATCACTTCCCTTCCAGATACCTTCACTTCCATTGGCAACCTTGGACGTTTCAATGTATCAGACAATCAGATCGAGACGTTGCCAAATAGTCTATTTTCTATTCAGAAACTAAATTATTTGGACGTCAGCGCCAACCGCTTGGCCGCCGTACCCTCGTCTATTAAATACCTCAAAAACCTTAGAGCTTTAGATTTGAGCTCCAATAACCTGCTAGCATTACCAGACGAACTATTCCAATGTAGGAAGCTCAAGACTCTGAAGGTAAACGATAATTCACTGACCGTCCTCAGCGGGAAGATTCAGCAATGTACCCTACTTTCAAAACTGGAACTGAAAGGGAATCCTTTGGAAGAACTCCCAGTGGAGATCAGGCAGTGTACCAAACTGAAACGAAGTGGTCTGATATTAGATGAGTTCTTATCCGAGACACTTCCGATGTCGATCAAAACAAATCTGTCTTCTTTACAGGATATGCCAATAGATGTCAGGCTATTAGCCCCCGGAAAAGGTTCACATCCTCAATTGGACAACATTGTATAA